A DNA window from Streptococcus sp. LPB0220 contains the following coding sequences:
- a CDS encoding LytR/AlgR family response regulator transcription factor: protein MLNVVICDDSTRDASQLEQYLLSYDKVPVETKLYTNPQKMLEQLTSDTHCVFLDIDMPQITGIDLAREIRQFNPFIPIIFVTSYRDYMEQVFEVQTFDYLVKPIEPQRLNKVLDRILRYLDLGQTIFNFSFGKQSYSIPLSDITYFEKDKRSVFIYTLADTYKSLLKTQEILDKLPDYFIQIHASYIVNPKYIKDFDAKTVTILLNGTEEHSLPISRKFQSSFKEKYYNYLSERNF from the coding sequence ATGTTAAACGTCGTTATTTGTGATGACTCAACTAGAGATGCTAGTCAGTTAGAACAGTATTTACTTTCTTACGACAAGGTTCCTGTAGAAACAAAACTATATACAAATCCACAAAAAATGCTAGAACAGTTAACAAGTGATACACATTGTGTTTTTTTGGATATTGATATGCCACAAATTACTGGAATTGACCTTGCACGTGAAATTCGTCAGTTCAATCCTTTTATCCCCATTATTTTTGTGACCAGCTATCGTGATTACATGGAACAAGTATTTGAAGTACAGACTTTTGATTACTTAGTAAAACCCATTGAACCCCAAAGGTTAAATAAGGTATTAGATAGGATCTTGCGTTATTTAGATTTAGGACAAACCATCTTTAACTTCTCATTTGGAAAACAAAGTTACTCTATTCCTTTAAGTGACATTACCTATTTTGAGAAAGATAAGCGTTCCGTTTTTATTTACACACTGGCAGATACCTATAAGTCCTTACTGAAAACTCAAGAAATTTTAGATAAACTACCTGATTATTTTATTCAAATTCATGCTTCTTATATTGTAAATCCCAAATATATCAAAGATTTTGATGCGAAAACAGTAACTATTTTGCTCAATGGAACCGAGGAGCATTCACTTCCAATTAGTCGTAAGTTCCAGTCTTCTTTTAAAGAAAAATACTATAACTATCTCAGTGAAAGGAATTTCTAA
- a CDS encoding GHKL domain-containing protein: MLIGFRIISILFDLFLASVLFYRPISKSKHSKEILLVLCCCFLFHVALVFLFLESRVFLVSNLFLSIVESSLVGLYFGYSFRDSSFWIFLQTSLTLLAGAVLNQAIQLFLPLSKVSKNLELISGYLAISFLFSTVITLVLRQLFRTHQKLSMATSRRNWLYQFIVPILSIIFAFTVSAIQGQVFGPDYLSVISLLSLIVLSFSSLYFTLHLSQQQHAYYQNKLDKEQLQFQLRETQQSQEEYQRLQSLRHDLKNKHLTLLALLEENPDEAREYLQSLTDSISGKQTFYSKNPTVNYLLNQKLHDVEDEIELDINCFIPQELSIQPDVLAVILGNCLDNSISACLRLTDKSERTLSLNIRYFQQNLFISINNTFNEQEQETRKTRQRDGWGLRNVDALVQEYQGTIKRFKENSHYRTEILLPSPIN; the protein is encoded by the coding sequence ATGCTAATAGGATTTCGGATTATTAGTATCTTGTTTGACTTATTTCTAGCAAGTGTTTTATTTTATAGGCCAATATCCAAAAGTAAACATTCAAAAGAGATACTTCTAGTCCTTTGTTGTTGCTTTCTTTTTCATGTGGCTCTTGTGTTTCTATTTTTAGAAAGTCGCGTTTTTTTAGTTAGCAATCTCTTCCTGAGTATTGTAGAATCCTCTCTTGTAGGACTCTATTTTGGCTACTCCTTTCGTGATTCTTCCTTTTGGATATTCTTACAAACAAGCCTGACATTATTAGCCGGAGCTGTCCTCAATCAAGCTATCCAACTATTTCTTCCACTGTCAAAAGTATCGAAAAATTTAGAACTGATTAGTGGTTACCTTGCCATCAGTTTTCTTTTTTCAACTGTGATCACTCTTGTTCTTCGACAGCTATTTCGAACACATCAAAAGTTAAGCATGGCAACATCTAGAAGAAATTGGCTTTATCAATTTATCGTGCCGATTTTATCGATTATTTTTGCCTTTACTGTATCTGCTATTCAAGGGCAAGTATTTGGACCAGATTATCTTTCTGTCATTTCACTCTTGTCTCTTATTGTATTGTCGTTTTCCTCGCTGTATTTTACCTTACATCTTTCTCAACAACAGCACGCTTATTATCAAAATAAATTAGATAAAGAACAACTTCAATTCCAATTAAGAGAAACACAGCAGTCTCAAGAAGAATACCAACGATTGCAAAGTCTTCGGCATGACTTAAAAAATAAACATTTAACCCTCTTGGCACTTCTAGAAGAAAATCCTGATGAGGCTAGAGAGTACCTTCAGTCGTTAACCGATAGTATTTCAGGAAAACAAACCTTTTACTCCAAAAATCCAACGGTTAATTATTTACTGAATCAAAAACTGCACGATGTGGAAGATGAAATTGAATTGGATATTAACTGCTTTATCCCACAAGAACTATCTATTCAGCCAGATGTTCTAGCTGTTATTTTAGGAAATTGTTTGGATAATAGTATTTCAGCCTGTCTTCGATTGACTGATAAATCAGAGAGAACATTGTCTCTGAATATACGTTATTTTCAACAAAATCTATTTATTTCGATCAACAATACCTTTAATGAACAGGAACAAGAGACTCGTAAAACACGTCAAAGAGATGGTTGGGGCTTGCGAAACGTTGATGCCCTAGTACAAGAATACCAAGGAACTATCAAGCGATTCAAAGAAAATAGCCACTATCGAACGGAAATTCTCTTACCAAGTCCAATAAACTAA
- a CDS encoding ABC transporter ATP-binding protein: MKEAGKIFSVLSDEMKTFATLTIKDLTKSFDKQHFANNHISLEIEAAKITAFLGHNGAGKSTLLNQMIGFTKPDKGDVCYGDISFVQNRKQARSMMSYMSQQYAPLEKLTVEQNIEMLGRMRGLNTLDLQKEMDQLLTDLEIKEYRAKQGKDLSGGLKRLTSFAMALIGSPTIILLDEPTNDVDPIRREKQWQLLQKLAHKGHTIIIVTHNLLEVEKYADNYALFNHGKLIKSGPVQQITYQKQYQISFEFRNEDSLALFQDYTIINGSICQIEIEEEELTRLLPKLTQELDRKNIFNLSLTQKNVSISDLYREELTN; this comes from the coding sequence ATGAAGGAAGCTGGGAAAATCTTCTCAGTCTTGAGTGATGAGATGAAGACATTTGCGACACTGACTATTAAAGATTTGACAAAATCATTTGATAAGCAACATTTTGCTAATAATCATATTTCCTTAGAAATAGAAGCTGCTAAAATTACAGCCTTTTTAGGACACAATGGTGCTGGTAAGTCCACCCTCTTAAATCAAATGATTGGTTTTACCAAACCTGATAAAGGAGACGTTTGCTATGGAGACATTTCTTTTGTACAGAATCGTAAACAAGCTCGCTCAATGATGAGCTATATGTCGCAACAGTATGCACCACTTGAGAAATTGACGGTGGAACAAAACATAGAAATGCTTGGAAGAATGAGAGGATTAAACACCTTAGATTTACAAAAAGAAATGGATCAGCTCTTAACCGACTTGGAAATTAAGGAGTACCGGGCAAAACAAGGAAAGGATCTCTCAGGCGGTTTAAAGCGTCTAACTTCTTTTGCAATGGCTTTAATCGGATCTCCGACCATCATTCTTCTTGATGAACCGACAAATGATGTTGATCCAATACGTCGTGAAAAACAATGGCAATTATTACAGAAGCTGGCGCATAAAGGTCATACCATTATTATCGTGACGCATAATCTTTTGGAAGTTGAAAAATATGCAGACAACTATGCCTTATTTAACCATGGGAAGTTAATCAAATCAGGCCCAGTTCAGCAAATAACCTATCAAAAGCAGTATCAAATCTCTTTTGAGTTTAGGAATGAAGATAGCTTAGCTCTATTTCAAGATTATACCATCATCAATGGTTCGATTTGCCAGATTGAAATAGAAGAGGAGGAGTTAACAAGACTGCTACCAAAACTAACACAGGAATTGGATAGAAAGAATATTTTTAATCTGTCACTTACTCAGAAAAACGTATCCATTTCAGATCTTTATAGAGAGGAGTTGACAAACTGA